In the genome of Thermodesulfobacteriota bacterium, one region contains:
- a CDS encoding Rne/Rng family ribonuclease, whose protein sequence is MSVELIINANLQETRVALLENGVLAELYIEHRTEMGTTGNIYKGKVVRVLPGMQAAFIDIGLDKAAFLYVSDVCSDLEEFEEMLHIPNGETGIDLENGLWAAINRPLQIEDMLYEGQEILVQVTKEPIGSKGARVSSHISLPGRYLVLMPTVDHVGVSRRIENEKERARLREIVQKNKPAGFGSIVRTASEGKNEKDLVTDMDFLLKLWHNILDKKNNAPAYSLIHQDLDMIMRTIRDLFTEDVDRLVVDSPGEYQKILEFVETFMPQLKHSVELYENDEPIFDAYGIEVEIGRALGNKVWLKSGGYIVIEETEALVAIDVNTGKYVGSRNPEDTILKTNLEAVKEIAYQLRLRNIGGIIIIDFIDMKKESSKEKVFQSLKEALKKDRAKTNILKISELGLIEMTRKRTRDNLSGVLCEPCYYCEGKGFIKSKTTVLNEVLREIKREIRETQGNTVCVFVNPEVANLLLEEERAEIDELERKYRKRIVVTVRDDFHQEQFEVDRQAFNS, encoded by the coding sequence ATGTCAGTAGAATTAATCATAAACGCCAATTTGCAAGAAACCAGGGTTGCCCTTTTAGAAAACGGGGTCTTGGCTGAACTATACATCGAGCATCGTACAGAAATGGGAACTACTGGAAACATATATAAAGGAAAGGTAGTCAGGGTACTACCAGGGATGCAGGCAGCATTTATAGATATAGGCTTAGACAAAGCCGCTTTCCTTTACGTTTCGGATGTCTGTTCTGATCTGGAAGAATTTGAAGAAATGCTCCACATTCCAAATGGTGAAACAGGAATTGATTTAGAAAATGGTCTTTGGGCGGCTATTAACCGACCTCTTCAAATTGAAGATATGCTATATGAGGGACAGGAAATACTGGTACAGGTTACTAAGGAGCCCATCGGTTCTAAAGGGGCTCGAGTTTCATCTCATATATCCCTCCCAGGCCGTTATTTAGTACTTATGCCCACTGTTGACCACGTGGGGGTATCTCGTCGAATTGAAAATGAAAAAGAGAGAGCCCGACTTAGGGAAATTGTACAAAAAAACAAACCAGCGGGGTTTGGCTCCATTGTCCGAACTGCGAGTGAGGGGAAAAATGAAAAGGATTTAGTTACAGACATGGATTTTCTGCTTAAGCTCTGGCACAATATTCTGGATAAAAAAAACAATGCCCCTGCCTACAGTCTTATTCACCAGGATTTAGACATGATTATGAGAACAATACGCGACCTGTTTACCGAGGATGTGGATAGGCTGGTTGTAGATTCTCCCGGGGAATACCAGAAGATACTGGAATTTGTTGAAACCTTTATGCCCCAGTTGAAGCACTCCGTAGAACTCTACGAAAACGATGAACCTATCTTTGATGCATATGGAATAGAGGTTGAAATCGGGAGGGCATTAGGGAACAAGGTATGGTTAAAGTCTGGAGGCTATATAGTGATTGAAGAAACCGAAGCTCTGGTTGCTATAGATGTTAACACAGGAAAATACGTGGGCAGCAGAAATCCTGAAGATACCATACTAAAAACAAATCTAGAGGCAGTTAAGGAGATTGCATACCAGCTGAGGCTTAGAAATATCGGTGGAATAATTATCATTGATTTTATAGATATGAAGAAGGAGAGCAGTAAGGAAAAGGTATTTCAATCCTTAAAGGAAGCCCTTAAAAAGGACAGGGCAAAAACCAACATCCTTAAAATCTCTGAACTGGGACTGATAGAAATGACCCGGAAAAGAACCAGGGACAATCTCAGTGGGGTTCTATGCGAACCCTGTTACTATTGTGAGGGCAAGGGGTTTATAAAATCCAAAACAACTGTGCTGAATGAGGTTCTTCGGGAAATCAAAAGAGAAATAAGAGAGACCCAGGGAAACACTGTATGTGTCTTTGTAAACCCCGAAGTTGCAAACTTACTATTGGAGGAAGAAAGAGCTGAAATTGACGAATTAGAAAGAAAATATAGAAAAAGGATTGTTGTAACTGTGAGAGATGATTTTCATCAGGAACAATTTGAAGTTGACAGGCAGGCATTTAATTCTTGA
- the rplU gene encoding 50S ribosomal protein L21: MYAVVKTGGKQYKVSEGDLLRVEKLGGEAGDVVELKEVLMVANGDKIDIGTPVLTNACVVGEIVKHGKAKKIIVFKSKRRKGYRKKQGHRQIYTNLKIREIRM; encoded by the coding sequence ATGTATGCAGTCGTGAAAACTGGAGGGAAACAGTACAAGGTTTCTGAAGGAGACCTTTTAAGAGTTGAGAAGCTGGGTGGAGAAGCAGGGGATGTGGTAGAATTGAAAGAAGTCCTAATGGTAGCCAATGGCGATAAGATAGATATAGGAACCCCTGTTCTGACCAATGCCTGTGTTGTAGGAGAGATAGTCAAACATGGAAAAGCAAAAAAAATAATAGTCTTTAAGTCTAAAAGAAGGAAGGGATACCGTAAAAAACAGGGACATCGTCAAATCTATACTAACTTAAAGATAAGAGAGATAAGGATGTAA
- the rpmA gene encoding 50S ribosomal protein L27 produces MAHKKAGGSSGNGRDSVGQRLGVKIFGGQKVSAGSILVRQRGTKIHPGINVGLGKDHTLFAKIDGVVKYERMGKDRKRVSIYAN; encoded by the coding sequence ATGGCACATAAAAAAGCAGGTGGGAGCTCCGGCAACGGAAGGGATAGTGTTGGCCAAAGGCTGGGGGTCAAAATATTCGGTGGTCAAAAGGTAAGTGCTGGCAGTATTTTAGTCCGTCAGAGAGGTACCAAGATACACCCTGGCATTAATGTTGGATTGGGTAAGGATCACACCTTATTTGCTAAAATAGACGGCGTGGTAAAATACGAAAGAATGGGGAAAGACAGGAAGAGAGTCAGCATCTATGCAAACTGA
- a CDS encoding TIGR03960 family B12-binding radical SAM protein, which yields MVKELLPLVTKLTRYLGNEVNSVHKDLRGVDLTFALAFPDVYEIGMSYVGFQILYDILNKREDIAAERVYAPWVDMEELLRTKGILLSSLESSLPLKDFNIVGFTLPYELSYTNILNMLDLSGIPFLAKDRDKSWPLIIAGGSCAFNPEPVADFFDAIVLGDGEEVILELCNCFKDWKKNGGEKEALYRNLSKIQGVYIPSFFDITYHSNGTIEKIVPLRENYSTIKKRVVSDLNSVDYPTKLIVPFMKIIHDRVSLEIARGCTRGCRFCQAGMTYRPVRERSEETIKNIVKKAIDETGQEEISLLSLNTGDYSCISDLMADLMCRYSEENIAVSLPSLRPETLTPELIKEIKKVRKTGITIAPEAGTQKLRDTINKGITEEEILATTKNVFASGWKSIKLYFMIGLPTEKEEDVEGIVELSRKILSCGKGLNSQTNINVSVSTFVPKPQTPFQWESQISLKEMLEKHRFLKSKLSGKGLSLKWQDPKLSILEGTFSRGDRRLSSVLINAQRYGCRLDGWSEHFRYDLWEKAFRDARLEMDFYNRRKLNYDEVLPWYHLDCLVNKEFLAEERKRGLNSLLTPDCRIGGCTNCGVCDNKDIKLITSSAVPQRKPLEYLNRQQAVRFYRKYRLQFSKLDDARFLSHLELISVFSRALRRAKIPVRYSKGFHPLPRIIFGGALPVCIESLSEYVDIEIEGYITSDEFKDKLNKELPSGLRVLNCWEIILKSNPISDSIRKIKYLVFTNEQIRTIPPFDNNLKEAVASFLSKDSLFVLHKKKGGMRKVDLRFMVEDVKLRDNLSFEIIIRPGMAMDVKPFKLVEHILNLEDNQVKLLKILRAEAELGK from the coding sequence ATGGTAAAAGAACTCCTTCCGCTGGTCACCAAATTAACCCGTTATCTGGGAAACGAGGTCAACTCCGTTCATAAGGACTTAAGAGGCGTAGACCTGACTTTCGCCCTGGCATTCCCGGACGTTTACGAGATCGGCATGTCGTACGTAGGGTTTCAGATTCTCTATGACATTCTTAATAAAAGAGAGGATATTGCTGCTGAGAGGGTTTACGCTCCATGGGTAGACATGGAAGAGCTTTTAAGGACAAAGGGGATTCTTCTCTCCTCTCTTGAATCTTCTCTCCCATTAAAAGACTTTAACATAGTCGGATTTACCCTTCCATACGAACTATCATACACCAATATCCTGAACATGCTGGACCTTTCCGGGATACCTTTCCTGGCAAAGGATAGGGATAAAAGCTGGCCACTGATTATAGCCGGAGGCTCCTGTGCCTTCAATCCCGAACCAGTAGCCGATTTTTTCGATGCTATAGTTCTTGGTGATGGGGAAGAGGTCATTCTGGAACTCTGTAATTGCTTTAAAGATTGGAAAAAGAACGGCGGAGAAAAAGAAGCCCTGTATAGAAATCTATCAAAGATTCAAGGGGTTTATATCCCTTCATTCTTCGATATAACGTATCACAGCAACGGAACAATTGAGAAGATTGTACCTCTCAGAGAAAATTATTCGACCATTAAAAAGAGAGTGGTTTCTGATCTCAACAGTGTAGACTACCCGACTAAATTAATCGTCCCTTTCATGAAGATTATTCACGATCGAGTGAGTCTGGAGATTGCCAGGGGTTGTACCAGGGGCTGTCGTTTCTGTCAGGCAGGGATGACGTATCGTCCTGTTCGAGAAAGGTCAGAAGAGACGATCAAGAATATAGTAAAAAAAGCGATAGATGAAACCGGACAGGAAGAGATCTCCTTGCTTTCCCTAAATACCGGCGATTATTCCTGCATCTCTGATCTCATGGCAGATTTAATGTGCAGATATTCAGAGGAAAACATAGCCGTATCTCTTCCCTCTTTGAGGCCTGAAACCCTTACCCCCGAGCTAATCAAGGAGATAAAGAAGGTACGAAAGACTGGAATTACTATCGCCCCTGAAGCTGGTACACAGAAATTAAGGGATACCATTAATAAAGGGATTACAGAGGAAGAGATTTTGGCTACAACCAAAAACGTGTTTGCCTCCGGCTGGAAATCTATCAAACTCTATTTTATGATCGGGCTACCTACCGAGAAAGAAGAAGATGTTGAGGGAATAGTTGAGCTCTCCAGAAAAATACTTTCATGTGGGAAAGGTCTAAACTCTCAAACGAATATAAATGTTAGCGTCTCTACCTTCGTGCCTAAACCCCAAACACCATTCCAGTGGGAGTCCCAGATTAGTCTTAAAGAGATGTTAGAAAAACACAGATTTCTAAAAAGCAAACTGAGCGGGAAGGGACTAAGCCTTAAATGGCAGGATCCCAAACTGAGTATCCTGGAGGGCACGTTTTCCAGAGGGGACAGGAGGCTAAGCAGTGTTTTAATAAATGCTCAAAGGTATGGTTGTCGTCTCGATGGCTGGAGTGAACACTTCAGATATGATCTGTGGGAGAAGGCATTCAGGGACGCCCGATTGGAAATGGATTTCTATAACAGACGAAAGCTTAACTATGATGAAGTTCTTCCCTGGTACCATCTGGACTGCCTGGTTAATAAAGAGTTCCTTGCAGAGGAAAGGAAGAGGGGGCTAAATTCATTATTAACTCCTGATTGCCGAATCGGAGGTTGTACTAATTGCGGAGTTTGCGACAATAAAGACATCAAACTGATAACATCTAGCGCCGTGCCCCAGAGAAAGCCTTTAGAATACCTGAACCGGCAACAGGCAGTGAGGTTCTACCGAAAATACAGATTACAGTTTTCTAAATTGGACGATGCGAGATTTTTGAGCCACCTGGAACTGATAAGCGTTTTCTCAAGAGCTTTAAGAAGGGCAAAAATCCCAGTAAGATATTCAAAAGGTTTCCATCCACTGCCCAGGATAATCTTTGGAGGAGCCTTGCCAGTTTGTATTGAGAGCTTATCAGAGTATGTTGATATAGAGATCGAAGGATATATAACGTCTGACGAGTTTAAGGACAAACTGAATAAAGAACTTCCTTCAGGATTGAGGGTTTTGAATTGTTGGGAAATTATATTGAAATCGAATCCGATATCTGATAGTATTAGAAAAATAAAATACTTAGTTTTTACAAACGAACAAATAAGGACCATTCCACCTTTTGACAATAACCTGAAGGAGGCTGTCGCCTCTTTTTTAAGCAAAGACAGTCTCTTCGTGTTACATAAAAAGAAGGGGGGGATGCGAAAGGTTGATCTTCGATTCATGGTTGAAGATGTCAAATTGAGAGATAACCTTTCATTTGAGATCATTATCAGACCTGGAATGGCAATGGATGTAAAGCCTTTTAAGCTGGTAGAACATATTTTAAACCTGGAGGATAACCAGGTAAAGCTCTTAAAAATCTTGAGAGCAGAAGCAGAATTAGGAAAATAA
- the obgE gene encoding GTPase ObgE: MKFIDEVKIFVKSGDGGRGCVSFRREKFVPKGGPDGGDGGKGGDIILEASTRLSTLLDLQYQQHYLAKRGVHGKGKNQHGKDAPDLIITVPVGTLVKDEDNTVIKDLISEGERVTVAKGGRGGKGNARFATSTNRTPRYAEEGERGKETWLKLELKLLADVGIIGLPNTGKSTLISKISAAKPKIADYPFTTLIPTLGVVAYGDYKSFVIADIPGLIKGANLGAGLGTRFLRHIEKTSLLLHLIDISEANHRDSIDDFNTINNELALYSPSLANKPQIIAINKMDISESKDNFPMVKERFKRLGIEIFPISAITGKGIKPLIDHIAKRLSLAKEESQN; encoded by the coding sequence GTGAAATTTATAGATGAAGTAAAGATATTTGTTAAATCCGGTGACGGAGGAAGGGGTTGTGTAAGTTTCAGGCGTGAAAAGTTTGTCCCAAAGGGAGGACCAGACGGAGGGGATGGCGGCAAAGGTGGAGATATAATACTGGAAGCTTCCACCCGACTTTCAACCCTCTTAGACCTTCAATACCAACAACACTACCTTGCAAAGCGAGGGGTGCACGGAAAGGGAAAAAACCAGCACGGTAAAGATGCTCCTGATTTAATAATAACTGTTCCTGTAGGTACCCTTGTTAAAGATGAAGACAACACAGTGATAAAGGATCTTATCTCAGAAGGAGAGAGGGTAACAGTAGCAAAAGGGGGAAGAGGAGGAAAAGGGAATGCAAGATTTGCTACATCGACCAATCGGACTCCACGCTATGCCGAAGAAGGAGAAAGAGGGAAAGAAACGTGGTTAAAACTCGAGCTTAAGCTGCTTGCAGATGTTGGTATAATTGGCCTTCCTAATACTGGTAAATCCACCTTAATATCAAAGATTTCAGCAGCGAAACCCAAAATTGCTGATTATCCATTTACCACCTTAATCCCAACTCTTGGTGTAGTAGCCTACGGGGATTATAAGAGTTTCGTTATAGCAGATATACCTGGATTGATAAAGGGTGCAAACCTTGGGGCAGGACTTGGCACAAGGTTTCTCAGGCATATTGAGAAAACCAGCCTTCTCCTTCACCTGATCGACATTTCAGAAGCCAACCACAGAGATTCAATAGACGATTTCAACACCATTAATAACGAGTTAGCCCTATACAGTCCATCTCTGGCTAACAAACCCCAAATAATCGCAATAAATAAGATGGATATCTCCGAATCTAAAGACAACTTCCCCATGGTTAAAGAGCGATTTAAGAGATTAGGCATAGAGATTTTCCCTATATCCGCAATAACAGGAAAAGGAATTAAGCCGTTAATCGATCATATTGCAAAAAGACTTTCGTTGGCAAAAGAGGAGAGTCAAAATTGA
- a CDS encoding AAA domain-containing protein — translation MNFDPQPPQNIEALSKWFAEGVRAELQALERNGGTQVYEVHSGKLIESKGQNQGIFSFLIADGTRIPEDASGRLKSNDNEFTASVIRQQGTIIHLLIEGKTLPTSIHWARLLIDDTALLKRLAEVLEECSEHSTSISPLAISVFHPFGTTVQSKSLPDTPALVQISGLLRDVLERASASSVTYIWGPPGTGKTHAIAYLITALLEAGERVLITSHTHSAVDQALYEAVKQEEDKCGPLANHSLVGSGKVLRIGVTSHRKIPDSVRFDKVLEAKGQEIQDMILEIEALIKPLMKIMEWGKAALLEWNRLAEFRNQLDIVNNSIEKATTNQSNAEETIRRTKDLIRQRLGELEKAQRAWFRRYAKTRRAKQAVGESEVKLRQTENSLTSAIQENKKFWEMQHNLQQALKNQQEVCAKLPKRELVENELAEKGATLKPHEEKLDGLHEELSKLGQIVINEAQAIFCTLTKNYTGKEIEDQKFDAVIIDEISMALPPLIFFAAGRAKSRVVLVGDWLQLPPIVRSDTEITNAILRKDTFHLAGIAVGIKPAEPCPVLMKLETQRRMLPAIADVARHLVYKQAGGLYDHEDVRKRKVEEDAPWLDFLPKNPLIIVDTADLYCWSGKQPGSLSRFNMYSATLAVDIAAMAAKEIQKPHSEEPQPIGIITPFAAQRRLLSKLISDMELDQWVAAGTVHTFQGNQADLIIFDSVLDEPYYTARLCNPKAYEDVLRDLNVAVTRAKNKFVFIGSSEWLNKHAKPASALGLLWSFLKGPADLLSALDLIGNDFRQRVASRSSETTAWGVPKGERGYTIQILDDESFFEHFAEDINASEISIFALAPYFGEYRWPKIQPLFSAALSRDIEITVVTPPLAEAQNKSYVDNVIMNLRSLGAVVVSSSGLHGKDVIIDERIVYTGSINWSSHRGRAEVIHRIDAPRYAKQCLEFLHARHIRQAATDEDGTPRVCPYCGFPIQIVNQRRQHFRWDFQAMKVGCTNSKCDGYLRDIDERPPFKKVPICQVDGRTKYRRVSRGRGEIWQCPKHVKECPIEKVVPGDPG, via the coding sequence ATGAATTTTGATCCACAGCCACCTCAAAATATTGAGGCACTTTCTAAGTGGTTTGCTGAAGGTGTCCGTGCCGAACTTCAGGCTCTTGAGAGGAATGGTGGGACTCAAGTCTATGAAGTTCATTCAGGTAAGTTAATTGAGTCGAAGGGACAAAATCAAGGAATCTTTTCCTTTCTTATTGCTGACGGAACAAGAATACCTGAAGATGCAAGTGGACGGTTAAAGAGCAATGATAATGAATTTACTGCATCAGTAATAAGACAACAAGGAACTATTATCCACTTATTAATTGAAGGCAAGACATTACCTACCAGTATTCATTGGGCAAGACTTTTGATCGACGACACAGCTCTGCTTAAAAGGCTTGCTGAAGTTCTCGAAGAATGTTCAGAACACTCAACAAGTATTTCCCCATTGGCAATTTCTGTATTCCATCCATTTGGGACCACGGTCCAATCGAAAAGTCTTCCAGATACCCCCGCATTGGTTCAAATATCAGGGCTACTTCGAGATGTTCTGGAACGCGCCTCTGCCTCTTCAGTTACTTATATTTGGGGTCCTCCAGGTACTGGCAAAACGCATGCCATTGCCTATCTCATTACCGCCCTCCTTGAAGCAGGCGAGAGAGTGTTGATTACAAGCCATACTCATTCAGCAGTGGATCAGGCACTTTACGAAGCAGTAAAACAGGAGGAAGATAAATGTGGTCCATTGGCAAATCATTCTTTAGTCGGCAGTGGAAAAGTTCTAAGAATTGGTGTTACATCTCATCGAAAGATTCCAGATTCCGTTCGCTTTGATAAAGTTCTGGAGGCAAAGGGACAAGAAATTCAAGATATGATTCTCGAAATAGAGGCGCTAATTAAGCCTCTAATGAAAATAATGGAATGGGGTAAAGCAGCTCTTTTAGAATGGAATCGACTTGCAGAATTTAGAAATCAGCTGGACATAGTCAATAACTCTATTGAAAAAGCCACCACAAATCAATCAAATGCAGAGGAAACGATCAGAAGAACCAAAGACTTAATCAGGCAGCGCCTGGGTGAATTGGAAAAAGCCCAGCGTGCTTGGTTTAGACGGTACGCAAAAACAAGACGGGCAAAGCAGGCTGTAGGAGAGTCAGAAGTGAAACTGCGGCAAACAGAGAATTCTTTGACTTCGGCCATTCAGGAAAATAAAAAATTTTGGGAAATGCAGCACAATTTACAGCAAGCTCTTAAAAATCAACAAGAGGTATGTGCAAAACTTCCTAAACGGGAATTAGTTGAGAATGAACTTGCTGAAAAAGGTGCAACCCTAAAGCCACATGAAGAAAAATTAGATGGTCTTCACGAAGAGCTTTCAAAATTGGGGCAAATTGTAATCAACGAAGCCCAGGCTATATTTTGCACGCTGACCAAGAATTATACTGGAAAGGAGATCGAGGATCAAAAGTTTGATGCTGTTATAATTGACGAAATTTCAATGGCACTCCCACCTTTAATTTTCTTTGCAGCAGGACGGGCGAAATCACGTGTTGTCCTCGTGGGGGATTGGCTTCAACTTCCGCCAATTGTTCGGAGTGACACAGAAATAACGAATGCAATTCTGAGAAAGGATACATTTCATCTTGCGGGAATAGCAGTAGGGATAAAACCTGCCGAGCCTTGCCCAGTATTGATGAAACTTGAGACACAGCGCCGGATGCTTCCTGCTATCGCTGATGTGGCAAGACACCTTGTCTATAAGCAAGCCGGTGGTCTATATGACCATGAAGATGTCCGGAAACGAAAAGTTGAAGAAGATGCCCCATGGCTAGATTTTTTACCGAAAAACCCACTAATAATCGTAGATACAGCAGATTTATATTGCTGGAGCGGGAAACAGCCCGGCTCACTCAGCCGTTTCAATATGTATTCAGCAACTTTAGCTGTTGATATAGCAGCAATGGCTGCCAAGGAAATCCAGAAGCCCCATTCGGAGGAGCCACAACCTATTGGTATAATCACTCCTTTTGCAGCACAACGAAGGCTTTTATCAAAATTAATTTCTGATATGGAACTTGATCAATGGGTTGCGGCTGGCACAGTCCATACTTTTCAAGGAAATCAAGCTGACCTTATTATTTTTGACTCTGTTCTTGACGAACCGTATTACACTGCCCGACTCTGCAACCCAAAAGCTTATGAAGATGTTCTTAGGGATCTGAATGTTGCTGTAACCCGTGCAAAGAACAAATTCGTTTTTATCGGTTCGTCAGAGTGGTTGAACAAACATGCAAAACCAGCAAGCGCCCTTGGTCTCTTATGGAGCTTCTTAAAAGGCCCAGCCGACCTTTTATCTGCGCTTGACTTGATTGGTAATGATTTTCGACAGCGTGTGGCATCTCGTTCCTCCGAAACGACTGCATGGGGTGTTCCGAAAGGTGAAAGAGGCTACACTATCCAAATCCTCGATGACGAATCGTTCTTTGAACACTTTGCTGAGGACATTAATGCCTCCGAAATTTCTATATTTGCATTGGCGCCTTATTTTGGAGAATACAGATGGCCGAAAATCCAGCCTCTATTTAGTGCCGCTTTGTCACGGGATATTGAAATTACCGTAGTTACGCCCCCTTTAGCAGAAGCCCAAAACAAAAGTTATGTTGATAACGTCATTATGAATTTACGCTCTCTTGGAGCCGTCGTTGTCTCCTCAAGTGGGTTGCACGGGAAAGACGTAATAATTGACGAAAGGATTGTATATACAGGCAGCATCAATTGGTCAAGCCATCGTGGTCGGGCGGAAGTTATTCATAGGATAGACGCCCCTAGATACGCAAAGCAATGTTTGGAATTCCTTCATGCAAGACATATCCGGCAAGCCGCAACGGATGAAGACGGTACTCCCCGTGTATGCCCTTATTGTGGTTTTCCAATTCAAATTGTAAACCAACGCCGACAGCATTTTCGTTGGGATTTTCAGGCAATGAAAGTCGGATGTACAAACTCGAAATGCGACGGATACTTGAGGGACATTGATGAGAGACCGCCTTTTAAAAAAGTACCAATATGCCAAGTAGATGGTCGGACTAAATATCGACGAGTCAGCCGGGGAAGAGGCGAAATTTGGCAATGTCCAAAACACGTCAAAGAATGTCCCATTGAAAAAGTGGTCCCCGGCGATCCCGGTTAG
- a CDS encoding DUF262 domain-containing protein: MEIETRSRAIDKVYKRRDRIEMPDFQREEVWSDDKKRLLIDSILKGWHLPKFYFRKVDDNTFECVDGQQRLSAIFSFFSDDLTLSEDTSKRVGASKYSQLNDDISDKFDDFQIEIEEIEDASDEELEELFKRLQLGTPLNTAEKINAIRGDLRDFCHEVADKPFFANRIGIKDTRYTHFETVVKWVFLEARGIQPQMRYPQLESLLKDNRSFSRSSDTAKRIEGAVDFLSKAFPDDCKIVRNRANALSICMLAARVQAQKLTSDTAASQFRNFVQTFFRLLSAEVQKGVKAVDKELLRYQQAITSGSTGGDSIRARIEILTKRLATHSTTFSTLLSAYAKAGDAASLAVGELQEASRTLVYEVNRSYSATKGEDLFKMTTKSTNAIHTLGVSCRDITGYAEFVDALYFLVYEGSGNCKRLPSPPPDFAMDVNFLRMDVRHDLDHGSEKDVAKKVTRNAAVFQKYSGKKTPEECGPDEFMTIQLRILQALALFLSSLKK; encoded by the coding sequence ATGGAAATAGAAACAAGAAGTCGAGCTATAGACAAAGTCTACAAGAGACGCGACCGAATAGAAATGCCAGATTTCCAGCGTGAGGAAGTGTGGTCTGATGACAAGAAGCGCCTTCTCATTGACAGTATTCTCAAAGGCTGGCACCTTCCCAAGTTCTACTTTCGCAAAGTTGACGATAACACATTCGAATGTGTCGACGGGCAGCAACGTTTGAGCGCTATTTTTTCGTTTTTTTCTGATGATTTAACCTTGTCAGAAGACACTTCTAAGAGGGTCGGAGCATCCAAGTATAGTCAGCTTAACGATGATATTTCTGATAAATTTGACGATTTCCAAATCGAAATAGAGGAGATTGAAGATGCATCCGACGAAGAACTTGAGGAGCTTTTCAAACGTCTACAGCTTGGGACACCTTTAAATACAGCGGAGAAGATCAATGCAATTCGGGGAGACCTGAGAGACTTCTGTCACGAGGTTGCAGACAAGCCATTTTTTGCAAATCGAATTGGTATAAAAGATACGCGGTATACTCATTTCGAAACGGTTGTAAAATGGGTATTCTTGGAGGCACGAGGTATCCAACCTCAGATGCGCTATCCACAACTCGAATCACTCCTTAAAGATAACAGGTCTTTTAGTCGATCATCTGATACTGCGAAAAGGATTGAAGGAGCAGTAGATTTTTTAAGCAAAGCTTTTCCTGATGATTGCAAGATCGTCAGAAATCGTGCGAATGCGTTGTCCATCTGCATGCTGGCTGCGCGAGTGCAGGCACAAAAACTTACGTCTGATACAGCGGCATCGCAGTTTCGAAATTTCGTCCAGACATTTTTCCGTCTACTTAGTGCTGAGGTGCAAAAGGGCGTCAAGGCTGTTGACAAAGAACTGCTACGATATCAGCAAGCGATTACCTCCGGGTCAACAGGTGGTGACTCAATCCGTGCTCGGATTGAGATATTGACTAAGCGTCTTGCAACACACTCAACAACATTTTCCACTCTTTTATCGGCTTATGCTAAAGCAGGAGACGCTGCATCACTTGCAGTTGGAGAATTGCAGGAAGCATCTCGCACACTTGTCTACGAAGTCAACAGAAGTTACTCTGCAACCAAGGGCGAAGATCTTTTCAAGATGACTACGAAATCAACCAATGCTATCCATACTCTTGGCGTCTCGTGCCGCGATATTACTGGATATGCTGAGTTCGTCGATGCTTTATATTTCCTTGTATATGAAGGTTCTGGAAACTGCAAACGGCTTCCATCACCACCTCCGGATTTTGCTATGGACGTCAATTTCCTCCGGATGGATGTCAGACATGATCTAGACCATGGGTCAGAAAAGGACGTAGCCAAGAAAGTCACACGTAACGCAGCAGTTTTTCAGAAGTACTCAGGAAAGAAGACCCCAGAAGAGTGCGGCCCTGATGAATTTATGACCATACAATTGAGAATCCTTCAGGCTCTAGCACTGTTCCTAAGCAGCTTGAAAAAATAG